Below is a window of Streptomyces sp. WMMB303 DNA.
GTAGGCGACCTGGCCGACATCGGCATCCTGGTCGGCCAGGACGGCGAGGCAGCTCCCGTCCCCGGCGGCCGTCACGAAGAGGAACGCTTCGTCCAGTTCGACCACGGTCTGCCGTACGCCGCCGACGCCGAAGTGGTGGCCCACCCCCTTGGCGAGGCTGTGGAACCCGGAGGCGACAGCCGCCAGGTGTTCGCTGTCCTCGCGGGACAGGCCCTGTGAGGCGCCTCTGGCGAGGCCGTCCCCGGAGAGCACGAGCGCCTTGCGAATACTGCCGACGCGTTGGACCAGCTCGTCGAGGAGCCAGTTGAGTTCACCGCTTCCGGCCTGGTGCGATGCGGTGTCTGGTGCGGTCATCGACCGTCCCTTTCCGGTGTTGTTCCTGGTGCTGACTCCCCCGCCTCGTGCGGCGGTTCGCTCTCGCGTCTGCCGCGTTCCCAGCCGCGCTGGAGGGATGCCATCTTGCTGCGCACTTCGTCGGCGTCGCGGTCGGCGACCTCCGGCGCGCTGGATCCTGGGGGGTCCGTCCGCGGCTGCGGCATACGGGTGTTGACCGTGGGCGCGTC
It encodes the following:
- a CDS encoding roadblock/LC7 domain-containing protein, whose amino-acid sequence is MTAPDTASHQAGSGELNWLLDELVQRVGSIRKALVLSGDGLARGASQGLSREDSEHLAAVASGFHSLAKGVGHHFGVGGVRQTVVELDEAFLFVTAAGDGSCLAVLADQDADVGQVAYEMTLLVKRVGAHLGTAPRSTPGDSGTPGAG